From the genome of Hyperolius riggenbachi isolate aHypRig1 chromosome 9, aHypRig1.pri, whole genome shotgun sequence, one region includes:
- the LOC137531628 gene encoding caveolin-3-like, translated as MAQPKTIPSEPMPLDMDNRDPNNLNEHVRVLFEDAFGEPEGSHSIQGVWGTSYKTYKGVKNCCYVILSVLCGCPLACCWALQFACCQCCHIWCVGPCVRLWTMNLSCMKMFWGSCIHCCCDPFYEAYGLCLSFIKVQMKNG; from the exons ATGGCCCAGCCCAAAACCATTCCCAGTGAGCCAATGCCGCTGGATATGGACAACCGCGACCCCAACAACCTGAATGAGCACGTCCGA GTCCTCTTTGAAGATGCCTTTGGGGAGCCGGAGGGCTCACACAGCATTCAGGGGGTGTGGGGCACGTCCTACAAAACCTACAAGGGGGTGAAGAATTGCTGCTACGTCATACTCTCCGTCCTGTGTGGTTGCCCCCTGGCCTGTTGCTGGGCACTGCAGTTCGCCTGTTGCCAGTGCTGTCACATCTGGTGTGTCGGGCCCTGCGTACGCTTGTGGACTATGAATCTCTCCTGTATGAAGATGTTCTGGGGCTCCTGTATACATTGCTGCTGTGACCCATTCTATGAGGCCTATGGCTTGTGCTTAAGCTTCATCAAGGTGCAGATGAAGAACGGATAA